The following proteins are co-located in the Pseudomonas fluorescens genome:
- a CDS encoding class II fumarate hydratase gives MSNTRIERDSMGELQVPAEALYGAQTQRAVNNFPISSQRMPAQFIRALILAKAAAAKANVDLKQISEGQGKAIVDAAQGLLEGDFMPHFPVDIFQTGSGTSSNMNANEVLATLASRLLGEPINPNDHVNCGQSSNDIIPTTIHVSAALVLHEHTLPALLHLVQVIEHKAEQVHPFIKTGRTHLMDAMPVRMSQVLNGWAQQLKANIAHLQDLLPSLQALAQGGTAVGTGINAHPEFAARFSQHLSSLTGVKFTPGKNLFALIGSQDTAVAVSGQLKATAVSLMKIANDLRWMNSGPLAGLGEIELEGLQPGSSIMPGKVNPVIPEATAMVAAQVIGNDTVITVAGQSGNFELNVMLPIIAQNLLSSLELLANASRLLADKAIASFKVNEAKLKEALSRNPILVTALNPIIGYQKAAEIAKKAYQQGRPVIDVALEHTDLPRSQLEILLDPEKLTAGGV, from the coding sequence ATGAGTAATACCCGTATCGAACGCGACAGCATGGGCGAACTGCAAGTGCCTGCCGAGGCCTTGTATGGTGCGCAAACCCAGCGCGCGGTGAATAATTTCCCGATCAGCAGCCAACGCATGCCGGCGCAATTCATTCGCGCACTGATCCTGGCCAAAGCCGCCGCAGCCAAGGCTAACGTCGACCTCAAGCAAATCAGCGAAGGGCAGGGCAAGGCCATTGTCGACGCTGCCCAAGGCTTACTCGAAGGCGATTTCATGCCGCACTTCCCGGTGGATATCTTCCAGACCGGCTCCGGCACCAGCTCCAACATGAATGCCAACGAAGTGCTTGCGACCCTGGCCAGTCGCTTGCTGGGCGAGCCGATCAACCCCAACGACCACGTGAATTGCGGCCAAAGCAGCAATGACATCATTCCGACCACCATTCACGTCAGCGCAGCGCTGGTCTTGCACGAACACACCCTGCCGGCCCTTCTGCACCTGGTTCAGGTGATCGAACACAAGGCCGAACAAGTCCACCCGTTCATCAAGACCGGCCGTACGCACTTGATGGACGCGATGCCCGTGCGCATGAGCCAGGTGCTCAATGGCTGGGCGCAACAGCTCAAGGCCAATATCGCTCACTTGCAGGACCTGCTGCCGAGCTTGCAGGCGTTGGCCCAGGGCGGCACGGCGGTCGGCACCGGGATCAACGCACACCCGGAATTTGCGGCCCGCTTCAGCCAGCACCTGAGCAGCCTCACCGGCGTGAAATTCACGCCAGGCAAAAACCTGTTCGCGTTGATCGGTTCCCAGGACACCGCCGTCGCCGTCTCCGGCCAACTGAAAGCCACCGCCGTGTCGCTGATGAAAATCGCCAACGACTTGCGGTGGATGAACTCCGGCCCATTGGCCGGGCTCGGTGAAATCGAACTGGAAGGCCTGCAGCCAGGCTCTTCGATCATGCCGGGCAAGGTCAACCCGGTGATCCCGGAAGCGACCGCCATGGTCGCCGCCCAAGTTATCGGCAATGACACGGTCATTACCGTCGCCGGCCAGTCCGGCAACTTCGAACTGAACGTGATGTTGCCGATCATCGCCCAGAACCTGCTCAGCAGCCTTGAGTTGCTGGCCAACGCCAGCCGGCTGTTGGCTGATAAGGCGATCGCCAGCTTCAAGGTCAACGAAGCCAAGCTCAAGGAAGCGCTGTCGCGTAACCCGATTCTGGTCACTGCACTTAACCCGATCATTGGTTACCAAAAAGCCGCTGAAATTGCCAAGAAGGCTTATCAGCAAGGCCGCCCGGTGATTGATGTCGCCCTCGAGCACACCGACTTGCCACGTAGCCAACTGGAAATCCTGTTGGATCCGGAAAAACTCACGGCCGGCGGCGTGTAA
- a CDS encoding superoxide dismutase, with protein sequence MTYTLPALPYAYDALEPHIDAQTMEIHYTKHHQTYINNLNAAVEGTEFSGWPVEKLVSSVQQLPEKLRAAVINQGGGHANHSLFWAVMSPKGGGKPEGVLGKAIDEQLGGFDSFKEAFTKAALTRFGSGWAWLSVTPQKTLVVESSGNQDSPLMSGNTPILGLDVWEHAYYLRYQNRRPEYINAFYSVIHWPEVAARYQAAVA encoded by the coding sequence ATGACTTACACCTTGCCTGCTTTGCCCTACGCCTATGACGCCCTGGAACCGCACATCGATGCGCAGACCATGGAAATCCACTACACCAAACACCATCAGACCTATATCAATAACTTGAATGCTGCAGTCGAGGGCACTGAATTCTCGGGCTGGCCGGTTGAGAAGCTGGTTTCAAGCGTGCAGCAACTACCGGAAAAACTGCGCGCCGCCGTGATCAACCAAGGCGGGGGGCATGCTAACCACTCGCTATTCTGGGCGGTGATGTCGCCAAAAGGCGGAGGCAAACCCGAAGGCGTGCTGGGCAAAGCCATCGATGAACAGTTGGGCGGCTTCGACAGTTTCAAGGAGGCCTTTACCAAGGCCGCATTGACGCGTTTCGGCAGCGGCTGGGCCTGGTTGAGCGTTACCCCGCAAAAGACCCTGGTGGTGGAAAGCAGTGGCAACCAGGACAGCCCGCTGATGAGCGGCAACACGCCGATCCTCGGCCTGGACGTGTGGGAACACGCTTACTACCTGCGCTACCAGAACCGTCGCCCGGAATACATCAACGCCTTCTACAGCGTCATCCATTGGCCGGAAGTCGCCGCACGCTACCAGGCCGCCGTGGCCTGA
- a CDS encoding ZIP family metal transporter — MGTETLAISSGRMFRYAFGSLLLLAGTALLVAQGLSWLDLEPRILRALQGGAICALGTALGAVPVLVIRRMPVALSDTLLGFGAGVMLAATAFSLIVPGIAAAQGLGLSRWGASGLISFGIMLGAFGLYLVDRKVSGASPEMRVGTPGQPVIPPRIWLFVFAIIAHNIPEGMAVGVSAGGGMPDADSLAMGIALQDVPEGLVIALVLAGAGMSRVKAFLIGAASGLVEPVFAVLCAWLVSLAEVLLPLGLALAAGAMLLVVTHEVIPESRRHGHEKLASLGLCIGFCLMMVMDTALG, encoded by the coding sequence ATGGGCACTGAAACGCTGGCGATCAGCAGCGGGCGAATGTTTCGTTATGCGTTTGGCTCGCTGCTGCTGTTGGCAGGGACTGCATTGCTGGTGGCGCAAGGGCTGAGCTGGCTGGACCTTGAGCCGCGTATCTTGCGTGCCTTGCAGGGCGGCGCGATCTGCGCGCTCGGCACGGCGCTGGGTGCGGTGCCGGTGTTGGTGATTCGCCGGATGCCGGTGGCACTGAGTGATACCTTGCTGGGCTTTGGGGCCGGGGTAATGCTGGCGGCGACGGCTTTTTCGCTGATCGTGCCGGGCATTGCTGCCGCGCAAGGCCTTGGGCTTTCGCGTTGGGGCGCCAGTGGTTTGATCAGCTTCGGGATTATGCTCGGGGCATTCGGTCTTTACCTGGTCGACCGCAAGGTATCGGGCGCCAGCCCGGAGATGCGGGTGGGCACGCCGGGTCAACCGGTGATTCCCCCGCGTATCTGGCTATTTGTGTTTGCCATCATTGCCCACAACATTCCGGAAGGCATGGCGGTAGGTGTTTCGGCCGGTGGCGGAATGCCGGATGCCGACAGCTTGGCCATGGGGATTGCCCTGCAGGACGTGCCGGAAGGTTTGGTGATCGCGCTGGTCTTGGCCGGGGCGGGCATGTCGCGAGTCAAGGCGTTCTTGATCGGTGCCGCGTCGGGCTTGGTCGAGCCGGTGTTTGCCGTGCTGTGTGCATGGCTGGTGAGCCTGGCGGAGGTTTTGTTGCCGTTAGGGCTCGCGTTGGCGGCGGGGGCGATGTTGCTGGTGGTGACTCACGAAGTTATCCCCGAGTCGCGCCGTCATGGTCACGAAAAGCTTGCCAGCCTGGGCTTGTGCATCGGGTTCTGTTTGATGATGGTGATGGATACTGCTTTAGGGTGA
- a CDS encoding HPr family phosphocarrier protein, whose product MPALEIEIINKLGLHARASAKFVGVAGQFPCQIRAGRTPESMVDGKSIMAMMMLAAGKGTKIHLKTEGEQEQEAMDALVKLINNFFDEGE is encoded by the coding sequence ATGCCCGCTCTGGAAATTGAAATCATCAACAAGCTGGGTTTGCATGCCCGAGCCTCCGCCAAATTCGTCGGCGTCGCCGGGCAGTTCCCCTGCCAGATCCGCGCAGGGCGAACGCCGGAATCCATGGTAGACGGTAAAAGCATCATGGCCATGATGATGCTGGCCGCCGGCAAGGGCACCAAAATTCATTTGAAGACGGAAGGCGAACAAGAGCAGGAAGCGATGGACGCGCTGGTAAAGCTGATCAATAACTTCTTTGATGAGGGCGAGTAA
- the rapZ gene encoding RNase adapter RapZ: MRLIIVSGRSGSGKSTALNVLEDNGFYCIDNLPAGLLPELAERALIHTELAQPLVAVSIDARNLPSHLQRFPQLLEEVRAKHINCDVLYLDADEETLLKRFSETRRRHPLSSPHRSLAEAIEDETTLLGPIIDLADLKINTTGLNLYQLRDAIKLRLLNQPEPGTAFLVESFGFKRGMPVDADLVFDVRCLPNPYWKPELRDQSGLDQPVAEYLAAQPDVEEMFQDISSYLLKWLPRFAASNRAYVTIAIGCTGGHHRSVYLTERLGQVLQQTLKNVQVRHRDLS, from the coding sequence ATGCGTTTGATCATCGTCAGCGGCCGCTCCGGCTCGGGTAAAAGCACCGCCCTCAACGTCCTTGAGGACAACGGTTTTTATTGCATCGACAACCTGCCCGCCGGTTTGCTGCCGGAGTTGGCGGAACGTGCATTGATCCACACCGAGCTGGCGCAGCCCCTGGTTGCCGTCTCGATTGACGCCCGCAACCTGCCCAGCCATCTTCAGCGCTTTCCGCAATTGCTTGAGGAAGTACGCGCCAAGCATATCAATTGCGATGTGCTGTACCTGGACGCCGATGAGGAGACACTGCTCAAGCGTTTTTCCGAAACCCGTCGCCGCCACCCCCTCAGCAGCCCTCACCGCTCGCTGGCCGAAGCCATCGAGGACGAGACCACGCTGCTGGGACCGATCATCGATCTGGCCGACCTCAAGATCAACACCACCGGCCTGAACCTGTATCAATTGCGGGATGCCATCAAGCTGCGCTTGCTGAACCAGCCAGAGCCTGGCACCGCATTTCTGGTCGAGTCGTTTGGCTTCAAGCGTGGGATGCCGGTGGATGCCGATCTGGTGTTTGATGTGCGCTGCCTGCCCAATCCTTACTGGAAGCCGGAACTGCGTGATCAGTCCGGCCTTGATCAGCCGGTGGCCGAGTACTTGGCTGCGCAACCGGATGTCGAGGAGATGTTCCAGGACATCTCCAGCTACCTGCTCAAATGGTTACCGCGCTTTGCGGCAAGCAACCGGGCTTATGTCACCATTGCCATCGGCTGCACCGGCGGCCACCATCGCTCGGTGTACCTGACCGAGCGCCTGGGCCAGGTGCTGCAACAAACCCTCAAGAACGTCCAGGTTCGCCACCGCGACCTTAGCTGA
- the ptsN gene encoding PTS IIA-like nitrogen regulatory protein PtsN, translating to MIRLETILTPGRSQVNVPGGSKKKTLETIANLIGREVPDLDTQAVFEALIAREKLGSTGFGNGIAIPHCRLQGCESPVSALLHLDAPIDFDAIDGAPVDLLFVLLVPQAATDAHLELLRQIASMLDRKEVRDKLRSADSNEALYQVVLDEQNGQ from the coding sequence ATGATTCGACTTGAAACCATCCTGACCCCCGGCCGTTCCCAGGTGAACGTGCCGGGCGGCAGCAAAAAGAAAACCCTCGAAACAATTGCCAATCTGATCGGCCGTGAAGTGCCCGACCTGGATACGCAAGCTGTCTTTGAGGCTCTGATCGCCCGTGAAAAGCTAGGTTCTACTGGCTTTGGCAACGGCATCGCGATTCCTCACTGCCGCCTGCAAGGCTGTGAGTCTCCAGTCAGTGCCCTGCTGCACCTAGACGCCCCCATCGATTTCGACGCCATCGACGGCGCCCCGGTTGACCTGCTCTTCGTGCTGCTGGTCCCGCAAGCCGCCACCGATGCGCACCTGGAACTGCTCCGGCAGATCGCCAGCATGCTCGACCGCAAGGAAGTACGCGACAAACTGCGCAGCGCCGACAGCAACGAGGCGCTCTATCAGGTTGTCCTGGATGAACAAAACGGGCAGTAA
- the hpf gene encoding ribosome hibernation-promoting factor, HPF/YfiA family gives MQVNISGHHVEVTPPLREYVEQKLKRLEGHFDKITNVQVIMKVDKLQQKIEATLQIPGGEVVANAEHEDMYASIDALTDKLDRQLKKHKEKQQSLLQGTGR, from the coding sequence ATGCAAGTCAACATCAGTGGACACCATGTAGAAGTCACCCCTCCATTGCGCGAATATGTCGAGCAGAAGCTGAAACGACTCGAGGGTCATTTCGACAAGATCACCAATGTGCAGGTCATCATGAAGGTCGATAAGCTTCAGCAGAAAATTGAAGCGACCTTGCAGATACCCGGTGGCGAAGTGGTCGCCAATGCCGAGCATGAAGACATGTATGCATCGATCGATGCCTTGACTGACAAGCTTGACCGCCAACTTAAAAAGCATAAGGAAAAGCAGCAGAGCCTTCTTCAAGGCACTGGCCGCTAA
- a CDS encoding RNA polymerase factor sigma-54, with amino-acid sequence MKPSLVLRMGQQLTMTPQLQQAIRLLQLSTLDLQQEIQEALESNPMLERQEEGDDFDNADPLADNIEQKPNSDVQEPSYQETAPTVDNLEEGEWNERIPNELPVDTAWEDVYQTSASSLPSNDDDEWDFTTRTSVGESLQSHLLWQLNLAPMSDTDRLIAVTLIDCINNQGYLDETLEEILEAFDPELDIELDEIEAVLHRIQQFEPAGIGARTLSECLLLQLRQLPAKTLWLAEAQRLVTDYIDLLGSRDYSQLMRRMKLKEDDLRQVIELVQSLNPRPGSQIESSEAEYVVPDVIVRKDNERWLVELNQESVPRLRVNPQYAGFVRRADTSADNTFMRNQLQEARWFIKSLQSRNETLMKVATQIVEHQRGFLEYGDEAMKPLVLHDIAEAVGMHESTISRVTTQKFMHTPRGIYELKYFFSSHVSTSEGGECSSTAIRAIIKKLVAAENQKKPLSDSKIAGLLEAQGIQVARRTVAKYRESLGIAPSSERKRLM; translated from the coding sequence ATGAAACCATCGCTAGTCCTGAGAATGGGCCAGCAGCTGACGATGACACCGCAGCTGCAACAGGCCATCCGCCTGCTCCAATTGTCGACCCTGGACCTGCAACAGGAAATCCAGGAGGCCCTGGAGTCCAATCCGATGCTCGAACGCCAGGAAGAAGGCGACGACTTCGATAATGCAGACCCGCTGGCCGACAACATCGAGCAAAAACCCAACTCCGACGTGCAGGAACCTTCCTATCAGGAAACCGCCCCTACGGTGGACAACCTTGAGGAAGGCGAATGGAACGAACGCATTCCCAACGAGCTTCCGGTGGACACCGCCTGGGAAGACGTTTACCAGACCAGCGCCAGCAGCCTGCCCAGCAATGATGATGACGAGTGGGACTTCACCACCCGCACCTCCGTCGGCGAAAGCCTGCAGAGCCATTTGCTGTGGCAATTGAACCTGGCGCCGATGTCCGACACCGATCGCCTGATCGCCGTGACCCTGATCGACTGCATCAATAACCAGGGTTACCTCGACGAGACGCTCGAAGAGATCCTTGAGGCTTTCGATCCGGAACTGGACATCGAACTGGACGAAATCGAAGCCGTCCTGCACCGCATCCAGCAGTTCGAGCCCGCCGGCATCGGCGCCCGCACACTGAGCGAGTGCCTGCTGCTGCAACTGCGCCAGCTGCCCGCCAAGACCCTGTGGCTCGCCGAAGCCCAGCGCCTGGTCACCGACTACATCGACCTGCTGGGCAGCCGCGATTACAGCCAGCTGATGCGCCGCATGAAGCTCAAGGAAGACGACCTGCGCCAGGTCATCGAGCTGGTACAGAGCCTTAACCCCCGCCCGGGCTCGCAGATCGAGTCCAGCGAAGCCGAATACGTCGTTCCCGATGTAATCGTGCGCAAAGACAACGAGCGTTGGCTGGTGGAACTGAACCAGGAGTCGGTGCCTCGCCTGCGCGTCAACCCGCAATACGCAGGTTTTGTGCGCCGTGCCGACACCAGTGCCGATAACACCTTCATGCGCAATCAGTTGCAGGAAGCGCGCTGGTTCATCAAGAGCCTGCAAAGCCGCAACGAAACCCTGATGAAAGTGGCCACTCAGATCGTCGAGCACCAGCGCGGCTTCCTCGAATATGGTGACGAGGCCATGAAACCCTTGGTCCTGCACGATATCGCTGAGGCGGTTGGCATGCATGAATCGACGATTTCCCGGGTAACCACGCAGAAATTCATGCATACCCCACGGGGTATTTATGAGCTGAAATACTTTTTCTCCAGCCACGTAAGTACCTCCGAAGGCGGCGAATGCTCGTCCACGGCGATCCGCGCGATCATTAAAAAACTGGTTGCCGCGGAAAATCAGAAAAAGCCGTTGAGTGACAGCAAGATCGCTGGTTTACTGGAGGCACAAGGCATTCAGGTCGCCCGTCGAACCGTCGCCAAGTACCGCGAGTCCCTCGGGATCGCGCCTTCCAGCGAGCGTAAGCGTTTGATGTGA
- the lptB gene encoding LPS export ABC transporter ATP-binding protein, translated as MATLKAQHLAKAYKSRQVVRDVSLSIDSGQIVGLLGPNGAGKTTCFYMIVGLVQADQGRVLIDDLDVSNQPMHGRARAGIGYLPQEASIFRKLSVADNIMAILETRKELDRDGRRKELESLLQEFHINHIRDNLGMSLSGGERRRVEIARALATAPKFILLDEPFAGVDPISVGDIKQIIHHLKAKGIGVLITDHNVRETLDICETAYIVNDGQLIAEGDSATILANELVKEVYLGHEFRL; from the coding sequence ATGGCAACCCTGAAAGCCCAGCATCTGGCCAAAGCTTATAAAAGCCGTCAGGTCGTACGCGACGTCAGTTTATCGATCGACAGCGGCCAGATCGTTGGCTTGCTTGGCCCCAACGGCGCCGGCAAGACCACGTGCTTCTATATGATTGTCGGCCTGGTCCAGGCGGATCAGGGCCGTGTCTTGATCGACGACCTGGACGTCAGCAACCAGCCGATGCACGGTCGTGCACGCGCAGGTATCGGCTATCTTCCCCAGGAAGCGTCGATCTTCCGCAAATTGTCGGTAGCAGACAACATCATGGCGATCCTCGAGACCCGCAAGGAACTCGACCGTGACGGCCGCCGCAAAGAGCTGGAAAGCCTGCTGCAGGAATTCCATATCAACCACATCCGCGACAACCTCGGCATGAGCTTGTCCGGTGGTGAACGTCGTCGTGTGGAAATCGCCCGCGCCCTGGCCACCGCGCCGAAATTCATCCTGCTGGATGAACCCTTCGCCGGTGTCGACCCGATCTCGGTTGGCGATATCAAGCAGATCATCCATCACCTCAAGGCCAAGGGTATCGGTGTATTGATCACCGACCACAACGTCCGTGAGACCCTGGATATCTGTGAAACGGCTTATATCGTCAACGATGGCCAGCTGATCGCCGAAGGCGACTCCGCCACCATCCTGGCCAACGAACTGGTCAAGGAAGTGTACCTGGGCCACGAGTTCCGCCTGTAA
- the lptA gene encoding lipopolysaccharide transport periplasmic protein LptA, translating into MRLVKTLPILLGLGAALGSVSAWALPNDSQQPIHIQADDAQLDDKQGVATYTGAVIITQGSMKITGNTVTLTRTPGGDIDVVTSVGNLAYFEQKQAATDPAPIKGYGRTIQYHAQQNRIILIDQARVVSSDGNTTDGEKITYDTVKQIAQAGRATGAKIGTPKPRIDMVIQPKQKEGAAQPAPNPAAKKAN; encoded by the coding sequence ATGAGGCTCGTTAAAACCCTCCCTATTTTGCTCGGTCTGGGCGCAGCACTGGGAAGCGTGAGCGCCTGGGCTCTGCCGAACGATAGCCAGCAACCGATCCACATTCAGGCTGACGACGCTCAGTTGGATGACAAGCAAGGTGTTGCGACCTATACAGGCGCCGTGATCATCACCCAAGGCTCGATGAAAATCACCGGCAACACGGTGACGCTCACGCGTACGCCGGGTGGCGACATTGACGTGGTGACCTCGGTGGGCAACCTGGCTTACTTCGAACAGAAGCAGGCGGCTACGGACCCAGCCCCGATCAAGGGCTATGGCAGGACCATCCAGTACCACGCCCAGCAGAATCGCATCATCCTGATCGACCAGGCCAGGGTTGTCAGCAGCGATGGCAACACCACAGACGGTGAAAAAATCACCTATGACACGGTGAAGCAGATCGCCCAGGCCGGTCGTGCCACTGGCGCGAAGATCGGCACTCCGAAGCCGCGCATCGACATGGTTATCCAGCCGAAGCAGAAAGAAGGCGCCGCCCAGCCTGCGCCCAACCCCGCTGCGAAGAAGGCGAACTAA
- the lptC gene encoding LPS export ABC transporter periplasmic protein LptC, whose product MLSKKIRNFLLFGVIAALFLAVGYWNISPERFLDKPVVAVDESAIAYYALNAHTIQFLPDGKVQYDMTADKVENLKATDVSLLTNPDLNLYKGTDYPWHVTSKHGEVNSDGTQVELIDSVRVARTDEKKRDTIITSSRMTVFPQQQYAQTEQDVRIDGAGGVSTGKGMKAYLKESRIHLLSNVRGQYEAR is encoded by the coding sequence ATGCTGAGCAAAAAGATTCGCAACTTCCTGCTATTCGGGGTCATCGCCGCGCTGTTCCTGGCGGTGGGCTACTGGAATATCAGCCCGGAGCGCTTTCTCGACAAGCCTGTAGTGGCCGTCGACGAAAGTGCTATCGCCTATTACGCTCTCAACGCCCATACCATACAGTTCCTGCCTGATGGCAAGGTTCAGTACGATATGACCGCCGATAAAGTTGAGAACCTCAAGGCTACGGACGTCAGCCTGCTGACCAATCCCGACCTGAATCTCTACAAGGGCACCGACTACCCGTGGCACGTCACCAGCAAGCATGGCGAAGTCAACTCGGACGGTACCCAGGTAGAACTGATCGACTCGGTACGTGTTGCACGTACTGACGAGAAGAAGCGCGACACCATTATTACCAGTAGTCGCATGACCGTTTTCCCACAACAGCAATATGCGCAGACCGAGCAAGACGTTAGAATCGACGGCGCTGGCGGTGTATCGACTGGCAAGGGAATGAAAGCGTATTTGAAAGAAAGCAGGATACACCTGCTATCGAACGTAAGAGGACAGTATGAGGCTCGTTAA
- a CDS encoding KdsC family phosphatase, which yields MTSDLLQRGKNIKLAIFDVDGVLTDGRLYFLEDGSEFKTFNTLDGQGIKMLMAAGVQTAIISGRKTPVVERRAQNLGIPYLYQGREDKLVVLDELLGQLNLSYEHVAYLGDDLPDLPVIRRVGLGMAVANAAAFVREHAHGITTARGGEGAAREFCELILRAQGSLEAAHAAYL from the coding sequence ATGACCAGCGACCTGTTGCAACGCGGTAAAAACATCAAATTGGCGATTTTCGACGTTGATGGCGTGCTGACCGATGGCCGCCTGTACTTTCTCGAAGATGGCAGCGAATTCAAGACCTTCAACACACTCGACGGCCAGGGCATCAAAATGTTGATGGCCGCCGGTGTGCAAACAGCCATTATCAGTGGTCGAAAGACACCGGTTGTGGAACGCCGCGCACAAAACCTGGGGATTCCTTACCTGTATCAGGGCCGCGAGGATAAACTGGTGGTTCTGGACGAGCTTCTTGGCCAACTCAACCTAAGCTATGAGCACGTTGCCTATCTGGGTGACGATCTGCCTGACCTGCCGGTTATTCGCCGGGTGGGCCTGGGCATGGCCGTCGCCAATGCGGCGGCTTTTGTTCGCGAACACGCCCATGGCATCACGACCGCACGTGGCGGTGAGGGTGCCGCCCGCGAGTTCTGCGAATTGATCCTGCGTGCCCAGGGCAGTCTTGAAGCGGCCCACGCCGCCTACCTATAG
- a CDS encoding KpsF/GutQ family sugar-phosphate isomerase, giving the protein MSQSSELIQSAQRTIRLELEAVEGLLAHIDADFVRACEMILASKGRVVVVGMGKSGHVGNKIAATLASTGTTAFFVHPAEASHGDMGMITKDDIILALSNSGTTNEIVTLLPLIKRLGIKMISLTGNPESTLAKAAEVNLNVHVAHEACPLNLAPTSSTTAALVMGDALAVALLEARGFTAEDFAFSHPGGALGRRLLLKVENVMHSGDELPHVQRGTLLKDALMEMTRKGLGMTVILEADGRLAGVFTDGDLRRTLDRTIDIHTATIDAVMTPHGKTARPEMLAAEALKIMEDHKIGALVVVNSDDRPIGALNMHDLLRAGVM; this is encoded by the coding sequence ATGAGCCAATCCAGCGAGCTTATTCAATCCGCACAACGCACCATCCGCCTCGAGCTTGAAGCCGTAGAAGGTTTGCTGGCCCATATCGACGCAGATTTCGTACGTGCATGCGAGATGATTCTGGCCAGCAAGGGCCGCGTTGTCGTGGTCGGCATGGGCAAATCCGGCCACGTCGGCAACAAGATCGCCGCCACCCTGGCAAGTACCGGGACCACGGCTTTTTTCGTGCACCCGGCCGAAGCCAGCCACGGCGACATGGGCATGATCACCAAGGATGACATCATCCTGGCACTGTCTAACTCCGGCACCACCAACGAAATCGTGACCCTGCTGCCGCTGATCAAGCGTCTGGGCATTAAAATGATCAGCCTCACCGGCAATCCGGAGTCGACGCTGGCCAAGGCTGCCGAAGTGAACCTGAATGTTCACGTTGCCCACGAGGCCTGCCCGTTGAACCTGGCACCGACCTCCTCCACCACCGCCGCGCTGGTCATGGGCGATGCCCTGGCCGTGGCCCTGCTGGAAGCGCGCGGCTTTACCGCTGAGGACTTCGCGTTTTCGCACCCGGGCGGCGCCCTGGGTCGTCGACTGCTGCTCAAAGTGGAAAACGTCATGCATTCGGGCGACGAGTTGCCTCACGTGCAGCGCGGCACCTTGCTGAAGGACGCGCTGATGGAAATGACCCGCAAAGGCCTGGGCATGACCGTGATCCTGGAGGCTGATGGGCGTTTGGCCGGGGTATTCACCGACGGCGACCTGCGCCGCACCCTGGACCGCACGATCGATATCCACACCGCCACTATTGATGCGGTCATGACGCCACACGGCAAGACTGCACGCCCCGAGATGCTTGCCGCCGAAGCGCTGAAGATCATGGAAGACCACAAGATTGGCGCGCTGGTGGTGGTCAATAGCGACGACCGCCCGATTGGCGCCCTGAACATGCACGACTTGCTGCGTGCGGGAGTGATGTAA